The region CTCGTGGTGGGCGAAGGACAGGGGCTCGGCGTGCCCATGAGCTTCGGCGGGCCCAATCTCGGAGTCTTCGCGGCCAAGCAGGAGCTGGTGCGGCGCATGCCGGGTCGGCTCGTGGGCGCTACCGTCGACCTCGACGGCAAGCGGGGCTTCGTCCTGACCCTGCAGACGCGCGAGCAGCATATCCGGCGGGAGAAGGCGACCTCGAATATCTGCACCAATGTCGCCCTGTGCGCCCTCATGGCGACGATATACGTCTCCGTCATGGGCAAGGAAGGGCTGCGCAAGGTCGGGGAGCTCTCGACGGCCAAGGCGCACTATGCCGCGCAGGCCTTCGCGAAGATCCCCGGCGTCGAGCTCACCTTCAAGGCGCCCTTCTTCAAGGAGTTCGCGCTCACGCTGTCCAAGTCTCCCGAGCGCGTGGTCAAGCGACTGATCAAGGACAGGATCCTGGCCGGCGTGCCCCTCAAGACGCTGGACCGGGCGTACAAGGACTCCTTGCTCGTGGCCGTCACGGAGAAGCGCACGCGAGAGGAGATCGACGCCTATGCGGCCGCGCTCGCCGCGGCGGTGGCCTGAGGATCCCATGCATACCGCCAAGCCCGGCTACGACAAGCTGATCTTCGAGCTCTCCGCGCCCGGCCGCCACGCCCACTCGCTGCCCGAGTGCGACGTGCCCGTGAGCGATCCCGCCCAGCTCCTGCCCGCCCAGCATCTGCGCGCCACCTCGGCCGAGCTGCCCGAGGTCTCCGAGGTCGACGTGATCCGGCACTACTCGCGCCTGAGCCAGATGAACTACGGCGTCGACACGCACTTCTACCCGCTCGGCTCCTGCACCATGAAGTACAACCCGAAGATCAACGAGGACATGGCGAGGCTGCCCGGCTTCCTGCGCCTGCACCCCCTCACGCCTGAAGCCGCCTCGCAGGGGGCGCTGCAGCTCATGCACGAGCTGGCCCTGGATCTGGCCGAGGTCTCCGGGATGGACCATGTCTCGCTGCAGCCGGCCGCCGGGGCCCAGGGCGAGCTCGCGGGCGTCCTCATGATCCGCGCCTATCACCTCTCGCGCGGCGAGCGGCGGACCAAGGTGCTCATTCCGGACTCGGCCCACGGAACGAATCCCGCCTCGACGGCGCTCGCGGGCTTCTCGGTGGTCGAGCTCAAGAGCGAGGCGAATGGCGACGTGGATCTCCTCGATCTCGAGCGGCACCTCGGGCCCGACGTGGCCGCCTTCATGATCACCCAGCCCAATACCCTCGGCCTCTTCGAATCGAAGATCCACCAGATCACCGAGATGTGCCATGCCCAGGGCGTGCAGGTGTACATGGACGGCGCCAACTTCAATGCCATCCTCGGCATCACGCGGCCGGGCGATCTCGGCTTCGACGTGTGCCACTTCAACCTGCACAAGACCTTCACGACGCCGCACGGCGGCGGCGGCCCCGGCTCGGGGCCGGTGGGCATCAAGGACCACCTCGCGCCCTTTCTCCCCACGCCGGTCGTGGTCAAGGAGGGCGACGAGTACGCGCTGGACTGGAGCCGGCCGCAGTCCATCGGCAAGCTGCAGGCCTTCTGGGGCAATTTCGGCATGCACGTGCGGGCGTGGACGTACATTCGCACCATGGGTCCTGACGGCCTCCGGGCCGTATCCGACAATGCCGTGCTCAACGCCAACTACGTGCTCCGGCGTCTGGAGGACCACTACGACCGCTCGGCGTCCGGGCCCTGCATGCACGAGTGCGTGATCTCGGCTCGCCGGCAGAAGAAGCTGGGCATCACGGCCATGGACATCGCCAAGCGTCTCCTGGATCTGGGCTTCTACGCGCCGTCGACGTACTTCCCCCTCATCGTGGAAGAAGCGCTCATGATCGAGCCGACGGAGACGGAGTCGAAGGAGACGCTCGACGAGTTCTGCGACGCCCTGATCCAGATCGCGCGGGAGGCGCAGGAGAATCCCCAGATCATCCTCGATGCCCCGGTGACCACGCCCGTGAGAAGGCTCGATCAGACGGGGGCGGCGCGCCAGCCGCGGCTCAAGTGGACGCCGCCGGCGAAGAGGTGAACGGGCCCTTGCCCCTGATGATCTCAGCCCTCGCCTCACCGCGCTCCTCGCCGGCGGCTCGTCGGCCGCGTTTCAGCTCGAACTGCGTGACCCTCTCCCCAACGGGGAGAGGGAGAATGATTAGAAGGCCCTGCGGGCCGTGACCAACGTGACCATCACCTTTCGGCTGCTCGTGACCGAGCCGCTCGACGGCGCCGGCAACATGGCGCTCGACGAAGCGCTCCTCCTCTCGCGGCTGCGCCACGGCGGCCCGCCCACCCTGCGCTTCTTCGCGTGGGCGCCCCCCACCATCTCGCTCGGCTACGGCCAGCGCCTCGACGGCCGCATCGACGTGACGGAGGCGCGCGCCCTCGGCATCGGCCTCGTCCGGCGTCAGACGGGGGGCAGCGCCATCCTCCACGAGGGCCCGGACCTCGAGATCACCTATAGCGTGGCGGCCGCGGCGGGAGACTTCGAGGGCGCCGGCGATCTCCTCGAGACCTATCGCTGGATAGGCGCGGGACTCCAGGCGGGGCTCAAGGCACTGGGCGCTCCCGTCGAGATGGTACCCGTGCAGCCCTCGGATCCGGTCGCCATGCCGGCCTTCTGCTTTGCCCGCACCGGCTCTTTCGAGCTCGAGGTGGAGGGCAAGAAGCTCGTGGGCAGCGCGCAGCGGCGACAGGGTGCCGCTTTCCTCCAGCACGGGGCCATCATGCTGGGCGCGGAGCCCGCGCGTCTCCGCAGGGTCTTTCCCGGCGAGCGAGATCCGCTGGAAGGAATGACGACGCTCGAGGCGACGCTGGGGCGCCGCCCGTCCTTTGACGATGCAGTGGCGGCTCTGACCGCCGGGTTCCGTCAGGCACACGGCCTGGCCCTCGAGCCGGGGAGTCTCTCCGTCGGGGAGAGAGAGCTGGCGGAGTCGCTCGCGCGGGACAAGTACGGCACCCACGACTGGACATGGTCGGGCCGCGCCCCGCGCGCGCTGACCATCGTCTGATGGGGGCGCCCCGCGAGTTCCCCGACGCTCCGCGTGTCGCCGTGGGCGCGGTCGTGCTCGACGGGGAGCGCGTCCTCCTCGCGCGACGCGGCCAGCCGCCCTCCGCGGGCAAGTGGAGCATTCCCGGCGGTCTCGTCCATCTCGGTGAGCGCATCGAGGAGGCCGTCGTCCGCGAGGTCGAGGAGGAATCGGGACTGCGCATCCGCGTGCTCGGGCTCTGTGGCGTCATCGACCGCGT is a window of Candidatus Methylomirabilota bacterium DNA encoding:
- a CDS encoding biotin/lipoate A/B protein ligase family protein — protein: MTNVTITFRLLVTEPLDGAGNMALDEALLLSRLRHGGPPTLRFFAWAPPTISLGYGQRLDGRIDVTEARALGIGLVRRQTGGSAILHEGPDLEITYSVAAAAGDFEGAGDLLETYRWIGAGLQAGLKALGAPVEMVPVQPSDPVAMPAFCFARTGSFELEVEGKKLVGSAQRRQGAAFLQHGAIMLGAEPARLRRVFPGERDPLEGMTTLEATLGRRPSFDDAVAALTAGFRQAHGLALEPGSLSVGERELAESLARDKYGTHDWTWSGRAPRALTIV
- a CDS encoding NUDIX domain-containing protein — encoded protein: MGAPREFPDAPRVAVGAVVLDGERVLLARRGQPPSAGKWSIPGGLVHLGERIEEAVVREVEEESGLRIRVLGLCGVIDRVHREGERVRYHYVIVDYVAEAVGGELRAGSDAAEVRWVAVDDLGRFETTDRLADMIHRAVRLVRAMSSQPGGSL
- the gcvPB gene encoding aminomethyl-transferring glycine dehydrogenase subunit GcvPB, with product MHTAKPGYDKLIFELSAPGRHAHSLPECDVPVSDPAQLLPAQHLRATSAELPEVSEVDVIRHYSRLSQMNYGVDTHFYPLGSCTMKYNPKINEDMARLPGFLRLHPLTPEAASQGALQLMHELALDLAEVSGMDHVSLQPAAGAQGELAGVLMIRAYHLSRGERRTKVLIPDSAHGTNPASTALAGFSVVELKSEANGDVDLLDLERHLGPDVAAFMITQPNTLGLFESKIHQITEMCHAQGVQVYMDGANFNAILGITRPGDLGFDVCHFNLHKTFTTPHGGGGPGSGPVGIKDHLAPFLPTPVVVKEGDEYALDWSRPQSIGKLQAFWGNFGMHVRAWTYIRTMGPDGLRAVSDNAVLNANYVLRRLEDHYDRSASGPCMHECVISARRQKKLGITAMDIAKRLLDLGFYAPSTYFPLIVEEALMIEPTETESKETLDEFCDALIQIAREAQENPQIILDAPVTTPVRRLDQTGAARQPRLKWTPPAKR